In a genomic window of Halomonas denitrificans:
- a CDS encoding metallophosphoesterase, producing MAEPAIDPHHLDGIDRIVAIGDLHGDWDGYMATLRAARLVDGRERWAAGATHLVQTGDIPDRGPDTRRIIEHMATLARQARRAGGAVHNLMGNHEAMNVYGDLRYVTPGEFEAWADGRSNRLRDRYLDELLGRMERNDPEAFAALPDDFEQRWKAEHPEGWLEHRYAWSPLWADDGEMYEWVRDQRVAIRINDVVFLHGGISADYCRSSLSSWTERARDALDARSQEELDILVDPLGPLWYRGLSGVEPTAAPETVDAILDRYDANHIVVGHTPTGGVIWPRYGGRVIQIDTGIASYYGGHVGYLEITKEGRFAGYRDGRIRLPDRDGDLAGYVAEFSALHAGNAELLGRIEELRAESLPDSPSSDTASAGDSSMEAAASPTGDSISCGMPR from the coding sequence ATGGCGGAACCGGCGATCGATCCGCACCATCTCGACGGCATCGATCGCATCGTCGCGATCGGCGACCTGCACGGGGACTGGGACGGCTACATGGCCACGCTGCGCGCAGCGCGACTGGTCGACGGCCGCGAGCGCTGGGCCGCAGGGGCCACCCATCTCGTCCAGACCGGCGACATTCCGGACCGCGGTCCCGATACAAGACGCATCATCGAGCACATGGCAACGCTGGCCCGTCAGGCCCGCCGTGCCGGCGGCGCGGTCCATAACCTGATGGGCAACCACGAGGCGATGAACGTCTACGGCGACCTGCGCTACGTCACGCCCGGCGAGTTCGAAGCCTGGGCCGACGGTCGCTCGAATCGACTGCGCGACCGCTATCTCGACGAGCTGCTCGGCCGCATGGAACGCAACGACCCGGAGGCCTTCGCCGCCCTGCCCGACGACTTCGAACAGCGCTGGAAGGCCGAGCACCCGGAAGGCTGGCTGGAGCACCGCTATGCCTGGAGCCCGCTGTGGGCCGACGACGGCGAGATGTACGAGTGGGTGCGCGACCAGCGCGTCGCGATCCGGATCAACGACGTGGTGTTCCTGCACGGCGGAATCAGCGCCGACTACTGCCGCTCGTCACTGTCCAGCTGGACCGAGCGTGCGCGTGACGCGCTGGACGCCCGCAGCCAGGAAGAACTCGACATCCTGGTCGATCCGCTCGGCCCGCTCTGGTATCGCGGCCTGTCCGGGGTCGAGCCGACGGCGGCGCCCGAGACCGTCGACGCCATCCTCGATCGCTACGACGCAAACCATATCGTGGTCGGCCACACCCCCACCGGCGGCGTGATCTGGCCGCGCTACGGCGGACGCGTGATCCAGATCGACACCGGGATCGCGAGCTACTACGGCGGCCACGTGGGCTACCTGGAAATCACGAAGGAAGGGCGATTCGCGGGCTATCGCGACGGACGCATCCGCCTGCCGGATCGGGACGGGGACCTGGCAGGCTACGTCGCCGAATTTTCCGCGCTGCACGCCGGCAACGCCGAACTGCTTGGACGCATCGAAGAATTGCGCGCCGAATCCCTGCCCGACTCGCCGTCGAGCGATACGGCGAGTGCAGGCGATTCGTCGATGGAAGCCGCGGCCTCGCCGACCGGAGATTCGATCAGCTGCGGCATGCCCCGGTAA